cacataattttcctccctcatgatgccatctattttgtgaagtgcaccagtccctcctgcagcaaagcaaccccacaacatgatgctgccaccccgtgcttcacggtttggatggtattcttcggcttgcaagcctccccctttttcctccaaacataacaatggtcattatggccaaacagttcgatttttgtttcatcagaccagaggacatttctccaaaaagtaaaatCTTTGCTCctatatgcagttgcaaaccgtagtctggcttttttatggcggttttggagaggtggcttcttccttgctgagcggcctttcaggttatgtcgatataggactctttttactgtggatatagctacttttgtacccgtttcctccagcatcttcacatggtcctttgctgttgttctgggattgatttgcacatttcgcaccacagtacgttcatctctaggagacagaatgcgtctccttcctgagcggtatgatggctgcgtggtcccatggtgtttatacttgcatactattgtttgtacagatgaacgtggtaccttcaggtgtttggaaattgatcccaaggatgaaccagagttgtggaggtctacttttttcccctgaggtcttggctgatttcttttgatttttccatgatgtcaagcaaagaagcactgagtttgaaggtaggccttgaaataaatccacaggtacacctcctattgactcaaattatgtcaatttgcctatcaaaagcttctaaagccatgacataattttctggaattttccaagctgtttaaaggcacagtcaacttaatgtatgcaaacttctgacccactggaattgtgatacagggaattataagtgaaataatctgtctgtaaacaattgttggaaaaatgacttgtgtcatgcacaaagtagatgtcctaaccaacttgccaaaactatagtttgttaacaagaaatttgtggagtggttgaaaaataagtttgaatgattccaacctaagtggatgtaaacttccgacttcaactgtaggtagaaTTCAGTCAACCCTTACTTTACTAGTTACGTTGACTGAGAACATTTTCATTTCAGCAAAGAGTTGGATATTTGAGGAATCAAATGTGTTTGTTCCTGACtcttaaaaaataagaaaaaagtgTGTTAGCTAAAATCCTCTGTGCTAACCTGAGGATAAGCACGCACACAGCCACTAGTGTGTATGCCAGGAGAGTTCCTATCGACATCAGGTCCACCAGGGCTGCCAGATCAAACAGGAATGCCATCAGGGCTGCCGAAAGAAAGAATACGTTTAAATTCTAAGCAGCATAGAGTAGCAGCTAAACAGTTGACAGAAAACAAAATGTTGGTGCACAAAGGAGATACTTAGTAAAGCATGAGCTAAGCTTACCTGCTACAATACCCGACACGATGGTGGCTAACAGGGGGGTCTTGGTTTTGATGTTCATCTTTGAGAGGAAACGGAAGAGCAGGCCGTCCTCAGCCATGGCATAGATTACACGGGGCATGGGGAACATTGAGCCCAGTAAACTGGacagggaaaagagagaaagactcAGACACAGTAGTCGCCATCACACAGAGGCCAGCCATGTCGCTGGACAGTCCACAGACACTGAATGACCCCGAAATATAAGTTAAAACATGAAACAAACACTTTTGGGTTCATATATTCCACATCATAATTTGTGTCCGTTCCTTTGCCTGCAAATAATTAAACAAAAAATGAATTGAAAGCACAGTATATGAAAATAAACATCTGGTCAAACCCAGAAATAAATATCTAACCAAAAATAGCCTGCCATCTGGGTGCCTTTCAACCTTTGATAGAAGTGCACACAAGGCCATGAGGAAGTCTCTATGGGAAACTGTCTGTCAGTCACCTGGTGGAGAGTGCACAGAGGGAGCCCACAGCCACGATGTAGCGGGCAGGGTCCCAGTGCACATACTTGAAGGCCTCTGGCAGCGGGCTCTCTTTGTTCAGCAGGTAGTAGGGCATCAtgagagtgagggctgcagacACCCCGAAGTAGGCAAAGAAACAGATGAGCAGAGAAGCCACGATACCGATGGGGATGGAACGCATGGGGTTCTTGGCCTCTTCACCTGTGGAAAAAGATTGAGACGGTTTAGATTTGACAGTCGTCAACCACAGGTACATTTTACATGGATTTTTTAGCCATTAAGGgggacactcttatccagagaataCATTTTCATAcgggtcccccgtgggaatcaaacccacaaccctgacaaaagacaaaatatttaagtgcctttgaacggggtatgatggtcggtgccaggcgcaccagtttgtgtgtcaagaactgcatcgCTGCTGGGGTTcacacaacagtttcctgtgtgtatcaagaatggtccaccacccaaagcacatccagccaacttgacacaactgtggaaagcattggagtcaaaatgggccagcatccctgtggaacactttcaacacctagtagagtccatgccctgacgaattgaggctgttctgaaggcaaaagcAGGGGGTGCCGTGACACTCAATATTACGGGGTTCTTAATGTTGTGTGTAAATCATTGGTGTCAAGAGACGAGAGGAAATTGCTTACTTGTGGTTGCGATGCAGTCGAAGCCCACAAAGGCATAGAAGCAAGTTGCTGCACCAGAAAGGACTCCACTGAAGCCGAATGGAGCAAAACCCCCATTGCCAAACTTCTCTTTAATGATCCTGGACAAAGAAAGAGCAGGGGACTGGTTATAATTATTGTTTAATAAAGTTATTGAAGTAGCctggaaaataaaaaaaaacagcaaaGAGAAAGTTAATAATTTCATATTCAGTCTTCAGGAAGAGAACTGGTATCCCTAATGGTTGATGTCTCTAAAGGAGTTAATATATTTTTGTAAACAGGCTCATATATTCAACTACTCCCTtgggctgatttaaaaaaaacattcctgCCTAATAAACCACTCCTCATGaactcttctgtctgtctgccggctGATTGGTGACTCACTCTGTATCAGTGATGTTGGACGTGTTGACAAAGTACTCGACAGTGAGGTTCCAGTTAGTACGGTCTCCCTTCACCAGTCCTGAGATGATGACGAAGCCCAGCACCACCAGGTTGACCCCCGTGAAGATCTTGTTCACCAGGGCCGACTCACTCACGCCAAACGCCAGCAGGCCTGTGTGGGTGTTGGCAAAGTGTCAGGGCCACAGACGTGGGCAGCGACCAAGCACAGCCAATCATAATGCTACACTGAATGGGAAATCTTCGCATGCCCTAAGGCAGGAATGAAGAGCCCTATTATTGTGGCTGTATTTTCGCTGAGGGTGTGTATAATGCTTTCAAATGTCTTCAGAGTTATGTTAAATGAGAGCCTCACCAGTGAGCAGCAAGATCAGGATGAGGGCGAAGAGGTCTGGGTATTCAGCCAGAATCTTCCCAGGGACCTTGATGGACATGGAGGCTCTGAAGAAGTTTGAGATCTTCTGTTCAACCAGGTTGTCAAAGGTGGAGCTCCAGGCCCGAGAAACACTGGCTGTgcctgaaagagggagagaagaggaagggagcgAGAGGAAAAGATTTATAATGACAGAAGTTGGAGTCACACTTTCAAGGGCCCTTCTGTCAAGAGGCAATCCTTCTAGAGGACCAATCTGCCTGTAAAACCGCTTCAGCTCAAGTCCTCAACAGAATCTTAATTATTCAGCTTCTCAGAATTGCTGATCATCTCAATTGACTGTCTTGGGTATTGCAGTAATATCCTTGCTTAGAGTTATGAGGAAAAATTTCAAGAGATTTATCATTGCACCTCTCATACCCTGTTTCAACCTCAAATGTGTTTCTTGCAACTTTATAAGATACAAACAAATCAAACGTTCCCTCCCCCCATTTTGAATCGCATCCCTTCTTAATCTCAAAAATCCCTAATTTTCTCTAACTCCCACTTCTGACTCACCTATGACATAGGAGAGGATGAGGTTCCAACCAGTGATGAAGGCCCAGATCTCCCCCACTGTCACATAGCTGTACATGTAGGCTGAACCAGTCTTTGGCACACGGGCACCAAACTCAGCATAACACAGACCAGCAAGGACGGAGGAGAGCGCTGCGATGAGGAAGCAGAGCACGATGGCTGGGCCGGCCTTCTCTCTGGCCACCTCTCCAGCCAGCAAATAGACGCCGGCCCCCAGAGTGGAGCCCACCCCCAGGGCTATCAGGTCCAGTGTGCTCAGGCAGCGGGCAAAGTGGCTCTCTTCCTGGTTACAGTCCAGCGCTCGCCGCCTGAGCAGCATCTTACCAAAGGAGGCTAGCTTCTCAGCCATGGTAGGACAGCAGGTCACCAAGTCAAGAGGAGATGAAGGATCTTCTTACAGCTggctggggaggaggagaaataaataaaatacgctgcattcagacccctttacttttttcaaTTCTtctttacattacagccttatttcccctcatcaatccacacacacaaaatcccccataatgacaagcaaaaacaggttattagaATGTTTTAcaaatttatttaaaataaaaaacttaaatatcatATTTATGATTTTGATAAaaaatttacaaaaaaatgtatttaactaggcaagtcagttaagaacaaattcgtattttcaatgacggccttggaacagtaggttaactaccttgttcaggggcagaacaacagattcttgtcagctcagggattcgatcttgcaaccttttggttacaagtccaaagctctaaccactaggccacctgccaccccatgctatgagacttgaaattgagctcaggtgcatcctgtttccattgatcatccttgagatgtttcaatcacttgattggaatccaactgtggtaaattctatttattggtcatgatttggaaaaggcacacacctgtctatataaaaggtcccacagttggcagtgcatgtcagagcaaaaaaaataaagccacgaggtcgaaggaatggtTCTTAGATCtcagacatgattgtgtcgaagcacatatctggggaagggtaacaaaacatttctgcagcattgaaggtccccaagaacacggtggcctccatcattattaaatggaagaagtttggaaccaccaagactcttcctagagctggccgtccggccaaactgTGCAATCTGGGGACAAGGGCCTCAGTCAGgaaggtgaacaagaacccgatggtcactctgacagagctccagagttcctctgtggagatgggagaaccttccagaaggtcaaccatctttgcagcactccaccaatcaggcctttatggtagagtggccagatggaagccactcctcagcaaaaggcacatgacagccacttgggagtttgccaaaaaggcacctaaaaggactctcagaccatgagaaacaagattctctggtctgacgaaaccaagatttaactctttggcctgaatggcaagtgtcacgtctggaggaaacatggcaccatccctatggtgaagcatggtggtggcagcagcatgctgtggggatgtttttcagcggcagggactgggagactagtcaggaccgagggaaaaatgaacggaataaagtagagagagacccttgatgaaaacctgctccagagcgctcaggacctcagactagggcgaaggttcaccttccaacagcacaacgaccctaagcacacagccaagacaacgctggaatggcttcgggacaagtctctgaatgtcattgagtggcccagccagagccaggacttgaacccgatcaaacatctctgaagagaacTCAAAATAGCTGTGtggcaacactccccatccaacctgacagagcttgagacgatctgcagagaagaacaggagaaactccccaaatacaggtgtgccaagcttgtatcatcatacccaagaagacagctcacacacacacacacacacacacacacacacacacacacacacacacacacacacacacgcacacacacacacgcacacgcacacacacaacaggagTGATATTGAAGGACAAGCCCAGACACTGAAGAGTTTATCACGGCCCAATCATGGATgaagaactgctttaactcagcgacatttgtgggttttcaagcatgaactgctcattCCAAGTCCTGTTACAACTTCTCAAATTGgaattaggtctggactttgactaggccattccaaaacttcacATTTGTTGCTTGAaaacgagcagttcatgcttgaaaacccatacatgtcgctgagttaaagcagttctgcatgtaagagtgggccaaaattcctccacagcgatgtgagagactgatcaacaactacaggaagcgtttGGTTGAAGTCATTGTAGCtaaaaggtggcacaaccagttattgagtgtaaggcagaaattactttttcacacagggtcATTACTATTTCAGATCCAATCGAAATAAAAgatagacagtcagggagaatttTTTTAAAACTAAATGAATTTAGCATTTTGTTATTTTTGAGCAAAAAAGAACATTATCCATGGCAAATATCATAGAATTGCAGTAAACtagctttaaaacggcaacaACAAAATAAATCTCAGCTCCATGGCAGAATATGTAGAATCGCAGGAAATTCGATttaagacaacaaaaaaaaaagaaaaggaatTGGCCTAAAAATGCTAAAATGTCAGATTTTGCCACGACAACGGCCAACCGAGCTCATTGGCACTCTCCACTACCATGACAACCATCTAAGACCATTTTTGATCCAGAAACAAACCTGATTGGTACAGATCTGTACCTGGGAGCAGAGCTCATTAGAATAAAagccagtgtgtagaataatatCCAAACATGCAAAGGAGGATATTACATTTTTCTACCTTTGTGTACCTGttcaggatacatcaccatgaagagaatgacattcataattatgcatttctgtacaGAACAGGGACCCATGATGTCATTCTGTTACCGGGTGTTAATCTACTTCACTtagtagttcaataaccaaaagagattttttcaaactcaaggtgtcatgttgTAGCTGACACACCATTCTTTCtgacatctttgaatcttaatttGAGGCAGATATTTAACTGAGCTTTTGGAAAACATGGTCACATAAAAAAGTAGAAGGAGATTTTTCAAAAACTCTGTTTCCCAATTTGACATCTGCACTGTtctttaattaaatgtgtttttGAAAAATTTTCAGTGGGAACTGTTAAAAGTAGTCATTGTGcttagagttgtatggtttgtttaattTTGCAATCAATTGTTTTTGTTTGTCATACGTTTAAAGCGAAAATTAGGAGGTTCAGCGTCATTCTGTTAACGTGGAATTGCCCATATGCGTCCTGTGTAAAACCCCATTCTCTCTACAGATCTCCACCCGATACTAGGATAACCTGCTTCTAAAGGCAGGCTGGCTGAATAGTGAATAATGGCAGGCAGCCATTTAGGCATAGACAGTGACAGCTCTGTCCCGACCTCTGGCTGGTGGTCCCTCACGGGAAGAAAGCCATGCAGTAGTGCTGACCAGTACCCTGACCTTGGCAGAGACCATAGTGAATCTGAAACACTAGCTAAGGGAGAGATTTAAGAACCCCATTCATTTGCAGCCAGAAGAAAAACTAAAATAGGAGAACAAAGAAaagaaataagaaaagagaagagggagaaaggggggggaAATAGGAGGAATGGCAGCAACGTTGGCAAAGAaagcatgggagagagagacaggggaatggAAAAACCTGATGAAGGGCCTCTGACTTGACACACCAGACCGATTTAAATTTTAAAGAAGCATAAGAAAAATAGAATCGCCACATCCAACGGTGCCCAAAACAGCTACCGTTAAACAGGAAGGAGTAATCTAGCTGTCTAAGCCGACTGTTAGGGCGCCATGGTTGGACATAATAAAGCTCTCCTTTCTGGCGATGGCTTCAGGTTGATCctaggcgcacacacacaccggagAGGCCATGCAAGTTTAATAAGGTCGAGTCTGGGAAATACACCTTATCAGGAGGAAGAGAGCGTCTATGTCAACTCTGTTTGGTTGACGGAAGATAACGCCGACAGGGAACACAGACTACACAGGTGACTGCATAGCATACACACATTCATATCTCAGGTCGTTGTTCTCAATCTGTagtgtatagactatagactatgaATGCAACAAATATGCATAACTCAGTCACCAGTTACTACACACACGGCACTTACCATTTGCTAACCATTTGAACAGTAACATATGGCTGACTTTAGGCTGACAATAGGGATACAGTCAATGGGATTGCAAGGTCTGCTTGTTTCAATCTACTAGAATCAGTAGgctgacatactagccaggagaaGTTGAGCCAGCCAGACTCTGCAATCACAACTAGGCCTAAATCAAGCATAGAGTTGGCCTTTCTCCTCCATTAAGAGGAAAATCGTCAACGTTACGTAAACTTAACCTTCTCTGAAATAAATTTGCCATTTCTATGGGCTCTATTCAAGCTGTAAAGCGTTACAGATTCCGCGctagaaatgtaaaggtaatttccctctgagccgacatatgcagcgtttaccgtgaatgagGTCTCTGCTGAAGTGGGAACATTGCTTTTAAATCTCAATCACGCTgtaaaactgaatttaaatgatGCGGATTGAATAGAGAGAGCACTGTTTGTGTAGCCTAGAAAGAGTATGGCGTAGTGTGTGGGCTACACTAACCGAAGTCTTAGAAATAGGTTGTGGGAGCTGAAATAATGAGTCGTTCTGGTCATGTATAAGCAGGTTTATTCTCAATACAATTGTAAAAGATATAACAACCATTGTAAACCGAATTTATAACAGAAAATCTGGCCTAGGTGCCAGGACATTTCCGAGTTCAACAACGCTACATTGTTGTCTTGCCATGACTACAAAAAGTTGTTCCATGCTCACAAAGAGTTTTAGTAAATAAAGAAAAATAAGTTCTACAGTTCATGATTAAATTTAAACAAGTTAACAAGCCACTTTCAGAAGACCAAGCATCATATGACAATGGAATCCTTTCCTATGTTTGCTAAGGAATGAGGCAGGGCATAATGTTCAATTTGCAGGTCCTGGAATCCAGGACGGGTGTTTCCATGGTTACCTCGCTTCACTTCATCTGAAATGACACCAGTTGGTGCACACTGCATTTGCTATTCATCAGATCCTTTCCTCCAAAAGGGCAATCTAATTATGGGCCATGATGACAACAGAGCATCAGCAGCCACCTTTTTATTAACGTGCCCATGTCTCCACAATAATGCAATTCACCAAAAGGCTGAAAGATCTTCCAGAGTGCCCATTCTATACATGGTTAACTCTTATAGTAGGCTTATATCATTCATTTGATCACTTCCAAGAGAACTGTTTACCTCATcaccctatcaacaccacacacCATCCTCTCAGCCCGGGAGCACTCACAGGTCTCAAGCAGATGAAATTTACTCAGCCTGGGAATCTCTCAGCAGGGCTCTTTCACACTAGTCTTTCCAGTCACAGTTCTTACTAAAATACGCAAACATTACTTGGAATCCCAACAGAAGGTAGGTGTGGTGGCTAGGTTTCTtggctgaaaaaaaaaaaaaaaccctaCAGAAATTTTTGACACCGGGAAGACATGCCTCAGCAGGTAAATATGAACATAGTTATGCAAACCATTAACATAGAGCCAACCATTCCACAATAGAAACGGTCAGTACTGCGTTTGCAGATTAAGCAGCAATAGGATATCAAAGGCTATATTTGGTTGAAATATATTGTAGTTTGAGGGACATTATT
Above is a genomic segment from Oncorhynchus gorbuscha isolate QuinsamMale2020 ecotype Even-year linkage group LG23, OgorEven_v1.0, whole genome shotgun sequence containing:
- the LOC124010751 gene encoding cationic amino acid transporter 3-like; protein product: MAEKLASFGKMLLRRRALDCNQEESHFARCLSTLDLIALGVGSTLGAGVYLLAGEVAREKAGPAIVLCFLIAALSSVLAGLCYAEFGARVPKTGSAYMYSYVTVGEIWAFITGWNLILSYVIGTASVSRAWSSTFDNLVEQKISNFFRASMSIKVPGKILAEYPDLFALILILLLTGLLAFGVSESALVNKIFTGVNLVVLGFVIISGLVKGDRTNWNLTVEYFVNTSNITDTEIIKEKFGNGGFAPFGFSGVLSGAATCFYAFVGFDCIATTSEEAKNPMRSIPIGIVASLLICFFAYFGVSAALTLMMPYYLLNKESPLPEAFKYVHWDPARYIVAVGSLCALSTSLLGSMFPMPRVIYAMAEDGLLFRFLSKMNIKTKTPLLATIVSGIVAALMAFLFDLAALVDLMSIGTLLAYTLVAVCVLILRYQPGTLGVSGASEKLVELVGLQKAAMAEGDSGDEFGQESEGETRPLRERFIFKMLLVPSCDVPTKTSGLIVYITTAVISVVFTLLCIVLSVCGIEVVSGHPVWVTICAILAAFSFLCVVIIWRQPPSRQSLTFKVPLLPVLPLVSIFVNIYLMMQLDGPTWCRFAVWMTIGFIIYFGYGIKNSSEATPNRGKFEPVLRSKSPNFLAEDDNEVEGMMP